One window of Nicotiana tomentosiformis chromosome 11, ASM39032v3, whole genome shotgun sequence genomic DNA carries:
- the LOC138901103 gene encoding uncharacterized protein, whose product MAVSLRNSRDLDLEQEIARESRPTETIVPVPIEIDKLTGLTEVMVQHAQESTSKQKEVAKETEVAQETTVEAVPEQDKTQIIGKKRPPTRFPQRLAKYQKDEQYKKFMEMLKQIQVNIPLIDALREMPSRDEPITEKLSDLGSFTIPCTIGSYAFAKALCDLGLADRTVKRPSGILDDVLVQVGKFVFPVDFFILDCRVDEEIPIILGRPFLATRRDLIDCETGELKIRLNDEEITFNVQKSMRRPNEFANCSLIEVVDVILEEEDETLNSKDHLAACLLNLDEVNGEDLAEWVLALEGQGFWKRELEFEPLHLEERKIPPAKPSIEEPPKLELKPLPPHLRVAFEELKKRLVKAPNIVAPD is encoded by the exons atggcagtgagtctacgaaatagtagagacctagatctggaGCAAGAGATTGCTcgtgaaagccgacctactgaaaCAATTGTGCCAGTACCCATTGAGATCGATAAATTAACAGGGTTAACTGAGGTGATGGTACAACATGCACAAGAGAGCACAAGCAAACAAAAAGAGGTTGCGAAGGAGACTGAGGTAGCACAAGAAACGACAGTAGAAGCAGTGCCTGAGCAAGATAAAACTCAAATCATAGGAAAGAAGCGACCTCCAACACGATTCCCGCAGAGATTAGCAAAATATCAGAAGGACGAGCaatataagaaattcatggagatgttgaaACAAATACAAGTGAATATTCCACTGATTGATGCGTTGCGAGAGATGCCTAG TCGTGACGAACCCATAACTGAGAAGTTATCAGACCtagggagtttcacaatcccatgcacgaTAGGAagctatgcttttgctaaagcattgtgtgatttaggg CTAGCTGACCGGacagtgaagaggccctctggtatccttgatgatgtattagtCCAGGTTGGAAAGTTTGTGTTCCCAGTAGATTTTTTTATTCTAGACTgccgggttgacgaggagattcccataattttgggaagaccattcTTGGCCACTAGGAGAGATTTAATTGACTGTGAAACTGGAGAACTCAAAATAAGACTAAATGATGAAGAGATAACATTCAACGTGCAGAAATCTATGCGGCGACCGAATgaatttgctaactgctctctaatagaagtcgtggatgtaattttggaggaggaagatgagacctTGAACTCTAAAGACCATCTAGCAGCCTGTCTCTTGAACTTAGATGAGGTAAATGGAGAGGATTTGGCGGAGTGGGTGCtggctcttgaaggccaagggttttggaaaagagagctcgaatttgagcctttacacttagaagaaagaaaaattcctccagctaagccatcgatAGAAGAGCCACCAAAGTTAGAATTGAAACCGCTACCacctcacctcag ggtagcttttgaggaattgaagaaaaGGCTGGTGAAAGCACCCAACATAGTTGCACCTGACTAG
- the LOC104094218 gene encoding uncharacterized protein produces the protein MPRNSSRTGELLEALSDPEIVFKALNHANKKSKQQQNLTEQIEPNMDDGIENPINNRNNANEPKNQGVVPLVPKAALYDWAQPTTDNLATATAVPQIQVESFQITNNMLHLLQNKGLFSRSHIEDPQQYLKNFLSICVMQRQPNVTPDAIKLLLFRFSVTGEAQTWLNSLPINSITTWEELVKQSLNKFYPPNKTAQQIDGILNYRQRPTESLQETWDRFKDMLVKCPYHGIPEQILVQRFYMGLADGLKANVDASAGGAFLSKTFGECKILLDKMAQNSGWMTRASTITPVVHSVALDPNNSIAENMATLMIQMSNLTKKIDESCQKQQVHIVDATNGGLCTPYINQPYVCSWSVEGDNQHYQEYINYVANYGGQRQVSRIGVNRINNIDQHSNSIITTTILELCDHRVKWCLTKGYNQQNQQLAYQHPQQQQIVRQDDGFTKLKGMLDNNNRMLQQLIESSEKMQERVDSHESTIKGIEVQLGQISMDLNNRP, from the coding sequence ATGCCTAggaactcctcaagaactggtgaacTGCTCGAAGCGTTATCAGATCCTGAGATAGTTTTCAAGGCACTAAATCATGCAAACAAGAAaagcaaacaacaacaaaacttgACAGAACAAATCGAACCAAACATGGATGACGGAATAGAAAATCCAATCAACAACAGAAACAATGCGAATGAACCAAAAAATCAGGGTGTGGTGCCTCTTGTACCAAAAGCAGCattatatgattgggcacaacccaccacCGATAATCTGGCAACCGCAACTGCAGTCCCTCAAATACAAGTggaatcatttcaaatcacaaacaacatgctacatttgttgcagaacaagggactgttctcaaGGTCACACATTGAAGATCCTCAACAATATCTGAAGAATTTCCTGTCGATATGTGTCATGCAAAGGCAACCTAACGTGACACCGGACGCAATAAAGCTGTTATTGTTCCGATTCTCGGTGAcaggagaagctcagacttggcttaattcactccccataaactccatcactacttgggaggaattagtcaagcaatctTTGAACAAATTCTACCCACCCAATAAAACTGCCCAACAGATTGATGGTATATTGAACTATAGGCAGAGACCAACAGAATcactacaagaaacgtgggaTAGGTTCAAGgatatgctggttaagtgtccatATCATGGCATTCCCGAACAGATATTGGTGCAGAGATTCTACATGGGACTGGCTGACGGCTTAAAGGcgaatgttgatgcttcagcaggtggagcatttttgagtAAAACATTCGGGgaatgcaagatcctacttgataagatggcccaaaactcaggatggatgacgaGAGCCTCTACGATCACTCCGGTAGTTCACTCAGTagctttggacccaaacaactccatagctgAGAATATGGCCACTCTAATGATACAAATGAGTAACCTCACAAAGAAGATTGATGAATCATGCCAGAAGCAACAGGTTCACATAGTTGACGcaactaatgggggcttatgtacaccatacattaaccaaccatatgtttGCTCGTGGAGTGTGGAAGGTGACAACCAGCACTATCAGGAATATATAAATTATGTAGCCAACTATGGGGGACAGAGGCAAGTATCCAGAATTGGGGTCAacagaatcaacaatatagaccaaCACAGTAACagtataataacaacaacaatcctcGAGCTATGTGACCACAGGGTCAAGTGGTGCCTTACCAAAGGTTacaaccagcaaaatcagcagctgGCTTATCAACACCCTCAGCAACAACAGATTgtgagacaagatgatgggttCACTAAACTTAAGGGAATGCTGGACAACAACAACCGTATGTTGCAACAACTGATTGAGTCCTCTGAAAAAATGCAAGAGAGAGTAGACTCACATGAATCAACGATAAAGGGTATTGAGGTTCAATTAGGACAAATTTCTATGGATCTAAACAATCGTCCCTAA